The following proteins are co-located in the Microcystis wesenbergii NRERC-220 genome:
- a CDS encoding type II toxin-antitoxin system RelE/ParE family toxin — MKEIIATEKFKRSFRKFVKRNAQLEQKIIETLKLMQEDIFTPQLATHSLQGKLLGLKACSCGYDCRIVFSLETTETNDKEQKEVIILIDIGTHDQVY; from the coding sequence ATGAAAGAGATTATTGCAACAGAGAAGTTTAAACGATCATTTCGTAAATTTGTCAAGCGTAATGCTCAACTTGAACAAAAAATTATTGAAACATTAAAGTTAATGCAAGAAGATATTTTTACACCTCAGTTAGCTACTCATTCATTACAAGGAAAATTATTAGGATTAAAAGCTTGTTCTTGTGGTTATGATTGTAGAATTGTATTTTCTTTGGAAACAACAGAAACTAATGATAAGGAGCAAAAAGAGGTAATTATTCTAATTGATATTGGTACTCATGATCAGGTTTATTAA
- a CDS encoding anacyclamide/piricyclamide family prenylated cyclic peptide: MKTKKLTPRNAAPVQRENNATVSRDGNAIAPQWVNRRIPFAGDDAE, encoded by the coding sequence ATGAAAACCAAAAAACTGACCCCTCGTAACGCTGCTCCTGTCCAACGGGAAAATAACGCTACCGTCTCTCGTGATGGCAATGCGATCGCTCCGCAATGGGTCAATCGGCGCATACCTTTTGCGGGAGACGACGCGGAGTAG
- a CDS encoding transposase, producing MPRKPRNLQAGYSYHVTTGCNNREFKLSKRECLEVFLYAIKKALDKHQFQLYALCIMSNHLHYLIEPAQPEDLPKIMHFLNWYKAM from the coding sequence ATGCCCAGAAAACCTCGAAATCTTCAAGCTGGTTATTCCTACCACGTCACCACAGGCTGCAATAACCGAGAGTTCAAACTATCCAAGCGGGAATGCCTGGAGGTATTTCTTTATGCCATCAAGAAGGCTTTAGACAAACACCAGTTTCAGCTTTATGCTCTCTGTATCATGTCTAATCATCTCCATTATCTGATCGAACCTGCCCAACCAGAAGATTTACCCAAAATTATGCACTTTCTCAACTGGTACAAGGCGATGTGA